The Balneola sp. MJW-20 genome window below encodes:
- the ppgK gene encoding polyphosphate--glucose phosphotransferase produces the protein MEVLGIDIGSYGIKGAIVDTEKGVIVSKKKTTDKIEDTRPHKLISKLHKVVKKFEWDGPIGCAFPAAVSNGVVLSCTRMDEGWVDADADHLFSEITGCDVRVINDTDATGLAEMTFGVGKGQKGTVIVLSVGTGIGSSLFVDGILVPNTELGMMEIKGISVEERASNKVRKEEGIRKKTWAKRLQLVLEHYEELFHPNLFILGGQLSKKADKTFPFIKIKTKFRGASFLNDASIVGAAYYAASVQVRDEEFFSPEN, from the coding sequence TAGATACAGAAAAGGGAGTGATCGTATCTAAGAAAAAGACCACTGATAAGATCGAGGATACCCGCCCGCATAAACTGATATCTAAGCTTCACAAGGTTGTGAAAAAATTTGAATGGGATGGCCCGATTGGCTGTGCTTTTCCGGCTGCTGTCAGTAACGGTGTGGTTCTTTCCTGTACCCGTATGGACGAGGGTTGGGTAGACGCGGATGCCGATCATTTATTCTCTGAGATAACCGGATGCGACGTCCGTGTGATCAATGACACCGATGCTACCGGCCTGGCTGAAATGACCTTCGGAGTGGGAAAAGGACAGAAAGGAACTGTGATCGTATTAAGTGTTGGGACCGGTATTGGCTCATCTCTTTTTGTGGATGGCATCCTGGTCCCGAATACCGAGCTGGGAATGATGGAGATCAAGGGTATATCTGTAGAAGAACGTGCTTCCAACAAGGTGCGTAAGGAAGAAGGGATTCGTAAGAAGACCTGGGCTAAAAGGCTGCAATTGGTCCTGGAACACTACGAAGAGCTTTTCCACCCCAACCTCTTTATCCTTGGCGGACAGCTCAGTAAAAAAGCGGATAAAACTTTCCCTTTCATCAAGATCAAAACGAAATTTCGCGGAGCCAGCTTCCTGAATGACGCATCCATAGTGGGTGCTGCATATTATGCCGCATCTGTACAAGTACGGGATGAGGAATTCTTCTCTCCGGAGAATTAG
- a CDS encoding DUF885 family protein: MKLNLLVFSTLLTAFIWSACSSPAPDKPIDQVFEEYYQERLQFNPFEATNIGIQGYNDQFPDLVSEEYLTDLKDFYQRYVEEVKKYDTNGLSQEQAISREVLLWDLQAKIDGLDQTPAVIASPIYGLPMFDLMPLTQFLSMHLYMGQLGSGTNAQPFETVEDYDNWLTRMDGYFVFLETARERMDEGIEKGYVWPKILTERMIGQLEPLITDPLEEHLFYQPIVNMPESISDTDRQRLTDAYASMIMNQFKPTHRELKNYLENTYLPAGPTTEASGIGAMPGGQELYQYMIRINTSTDLTADEIHQIGLDEVDRIRGEMMKVKNEVGFEGDLESFFDHVRSKPELMPFDDPQQVIENFERIHEVMKPYLKDLFDMTPKAGFVVRRTEAFREASASAQYNTGSKDGSRPGIFYVPIPDVDNYNMYADESLFLHEAIPGHHYQLSLQQENAALPEFMHAEGLGVYVEGWALYTEALGHELGLYKDPYQYFGNLSSEMHRAIRLVVDTGIHAKGWTREEAIEYSLNNEAESEASITSEIERYMSMPGQALSYKIGQLKIIELRERAKEELGDAFSIKEFHNQVLNTGSLPLEVLETKIDRWISAEKDAMM, translated from the coding sequence ATGAAGCTGAATCTACTTGTTTTTTCTACCCTGCTTACCGCATTCATATGGTCAGCCTGCAGCAGTCCGGCTCCTGACAAACCTATAGATCAGGTTTTTGAGGAATATTATCAGGAACGACTGCAGTTTAATCCTTTTGAAGCCACTAATATTGGAATCCAAGGCTATAATGATCAGTTTCCGGATCTGGTATCTGAAGAATACCTGACAGACCTGAAGGATTTCTATCAGCGCTATGTTGAGGAGGTAAAAAAATACGACACAAATGGTCTGAGTCAGGAACAGGCAATCAGCCGGGAAGTCTTGCTATGGGATCTTCAGGCAAAAATTGACGGGCTGGATCAGACTCCGGCGGTCATCGCCTCTCCCATTTATGGCCTTCCGATGTTCGATCTTATGCCGCTGACTCAGTTTCTTTCTATGCACTTGTATATGGGTCAGCTGGGAAGCGGTACCAATGCTCAGCCATTTGAAACGGTGGAAGATTATGACAACTGGCTGACTCGCATGGACGGTTATTTTGTATTCCTGGAAACGGCCAGGGAGCGCATGGATGAGGGTATCGAAAAGGGATATGTCTGGCCAAAGATCCTGACAGAAAGAATGATCGGTCAGCTGGAACCGCTGATCACTGATCCGCTCGAAGAACACTTATTCTATCAGCCTATCGTAAATATGCCGGAAAGCATCTCCGATACCGACCGTCAGCGTTTGACCGATGCCTATGCATCCATGATCATGAATCAGTTCAAACCCACACACCGGGAGCTTAAAAACTACTTAGAGAATACCTATCTGCCTGCAGGACCAACAACTGAGGCTTCCGGTATCGGTGCTATGCCCGGCGGACAAGAGCTTTATCAATATATGATCCGCATAAACACCAGTACAGACCTGACTGCCGATGAGATCCATCAGATCGGGCTGGATGAGGTCGACCGGATTCGCGGGGAAATGATGAAAGTAAAGAATGAGGTTGGTTTTGAAGGAGACCTGGAATCCTTTTTTGATCATGTTAGGTCGAAGCCCGAGCTTATGCCTTTTGATGACCCACAGCAGGTGATCGAGAACTTTGAGCGGATCCATGAGGTCATGAAGCCATACCTGAAGGATCTTTTTGACATGACCCCTAAAGCTGGTTTTGTGGTCCGCCGTACCGAGGCATTCCGCGAGGCCTCTGCATCAGCTCAGTATAATACCGGATCCAAAGACGGAAGCCGTCCTGGTATCTTTTATGTGCCTATTCCCGATGTCGACAATTACAATATGTATGCTGACGAAAGTCTCTTCCTCCATGAAGCTATTCCTGGACACCATTATCAGCTCTCACTACAGCAGGAAAATGCGGCTCTGCCGGAATTTATGCATGCTGAAGGACTCGGTGTTTACGTGGAAGGATGGGCCTTATATACAGAAGCACTCGGTCATGAACTGGGTCTTTATAAAGATCCTTACCAGTACTTCGGCAATCTCAGCAGTGAGATGCACCGTGCGATCCGACTGGTAGTTGATACCGGTATTCATGCCAAAGGCTGGACCCGGGAAGAAGCCATTGAATATTCACTCAATAATGAAGCAGAATCAGAAGCTTCCATAACCTCAGAGATCGAAAGATATATGTCGATGCCCGGCCAGGCACTTTCCTATAAGATTGGTCAGCTCAAGATCATTGAACTCCGCGAAAGAGCGAAAGAGGAACTTGGGGATGCATTCAGCATTAAAGAATTCCACAATCAGGTGCTGAATACCGGAAGTCTGCCCCTTGAAGTGCTTGAAACCAAGATCGATCGCTGGATAAGTGCTGAAAAAGATGCGATGATGTGA
- a CDS encoding VOC family protein, giving the protein MDQKEASATWFEIPVTDMSRAVTFYEQIFQISMHTMQMGDDLEMALFPRGEHKTGGSLIRNPDFYHPSNTQGPLIYLNANPDLKQVENRVEAAGGKITIHKRQISPEFGYMAVIEDTEGNRVALFSEN; this is encoded by the coding sequence ATGGATCAGAAAGAAGCTTCTGCAACCTGGTTTGAGATACCCGTTACAGATATGAGCCGGGCCGTAACGTTCTATGAACAGATCTTTCAGATCAGCATGCATACCATGCAGATGGGGGATGACCTGGAAATGGCGCTTTTCCCCAGGGGTGAGCATAAGACCGGCGGTTCTCTGATAAGAAACCCTGACTTCTACCATCCGAGTAACACTCAGGGCCCCCTGATCTACTTAAATGCCAATCCGGACCTAAAGCAGGTAGAAAACAGAGTCGAAGCTGCAGGTGGCAAAATCACCATTCACAAACGTCAGATCTCTCCCGAATTTGGGTACATGGCCGTTATTGAAGATACTGAAGGAAACCGGGTTGCCTTATTCTCCGAAAACTGA
- a CDS encoding NADH:flavin oxidoreductase/NADH oxidase, producing MSHLYSPISFRSVKSRNRIMVSPMCQYSSENGFSNDWHLVHLGSRAVGGAGIVMTEGTAVSPEGRISYADLGIWKDEHIEGLRRITDFIKAQGAIPAIQLAHAGRKGSKNKNWEGNDYMPHHDKGWQILAPSPLPYENGDPVPKELNIKGIQKVKDDFKAAARRAHEAGFEIIEIHGAHGYLIHEFYSPLTNHRNDKYGGSFENRIRLLVELTSAVRESWPEDKPLFVRISASDWVENNESWDIAQSVKLSSILKDNGVDLIDVSSGGNSPQQKIQGGPGYQVSFSEQIRKESGISTGAVGMITEAMQAETILRSGQADLIIMAREFLRNPYFPLRSAPELHEDIEWPDQYKRAKI from the coding sequence ATGTCACATCTTTATTCTCCTATTTCTTTCCGATCGGTTAAAAGCCGAAATCGTATCATGGTTTCCCCCATGTGCCAGTATTCTTCAGAAAATGGTTTTTCAAATGACTGGCACCTGGTTCACCTCGGAAGCAGGGCTGTTGGAGGTGCCGGCATTGTGATGACCGAAGGCACTGCTGTTTCACCCGAAGGAAGAATATCTTATGCCGATCTTGGTATCTGGAAAGATGAACATATTGAGGGTTTACGCCGGATAACAGATTTCATTAAGGCACAGGGGGCGATACCTGCTATACAGCTTGCCCATGCCGGTCGTAAAGGATCAAAAAATAAGAACTGGGAAGGCAATGACTATATGCCCCATCATGATAAAGGCTGGCAGATCTTAGCTCCCAGTCCTCTGCCTTATGAAAACGGCGATCCCGTTCCTAAGGAACTGAACATCAAGGGAATTCAAAAAGTTAAAGATGATTTCAAAGCCGCTGCCAGGAGAGCCCATGAGGCAGGTTTTGAGATCATAGAAATACACGGTGCCCATGGCTATCTGATCCATGAATTCTATTCTCCTCTCACAAATCATCGCAATGATAAGTATGGAGGTTCTTTTGAGAACCGTATTCGACTTTTGGTCGAACTTACTTCTGCTGTTCGTGAGAGCTGGCCCGAAGACAAGCCTCTATTTGTAAGAATATCTGCCAGTGACTGGGTTGAAAACAATGAATCATGGGATATAGCCCAGTCAGTAAAACTTTCTTCTATCCTAAAGGACAATGGAGTTGACCTTATTGATGTATCCTCTGGAGGAAACAGCCCTCAGCAAAAGATCCAGGGCGGACCGGGTTACCAGGTTTCATTTTCAGAACAGATCCGAAAAGAATCCGGGATCTCAACCGGTGCAGTAGGAATGATCACGGAGGCTATGCAGGCGGAGACTATCCTTCGTTCGGGTCAGGCTGATCTTATCATTATGGCCCGGGAATTCTTAAGGAATCCATATTTTCCTCTGAGATCTGCTCCTGAACTTCATGAAGACATTGAATGGCCGGACCAGTATAAAAGGGCAAAAATTTAA
- the hutU gene encoding urocanate hydratase encodes MKLKNFLKQYASHPDYKAPTGEKLNAKSWQTEAPLRMLLNNLDEEVAEDPSEFIVYGGNGQAVRNRKALEKIIEILLELDEEHSLLVQSGKPVGIVRTHPQAPRVLIANSNLVPKWANWDHFNELKERGLMMYGQMTAGSWIYIGTQGILQGTYETFAACAREHFGKDLRGKLLVTGGLGGMGGAQPLAATMAGATFLGVDIDPKRIEKRMKTRYIDRMTDSYDEAISWVIEAKMQEKNLSVGLVGDIGDVLELLIRDNIIPDVLTDQTSAHDPLNGYVPHGITLKEALELRKKDPEEYTSRAIESMARHVRYMLELMDRGSITFDYGNNLRAYAEQGGVKRAFDFPGFVPAYVRPLFCEGKGPFRWAALSGDPEDIYTTDQALMEAFPENTHLINWLKQAKEKIAFQGLPCRICWLGMGEREKAGLIFNDLVRTGKVKAPIVIGRDHLDCGSVASPNRETEGMKDGTDAVSDWPLLNLMSNATGGATWVSFHHGGGVGMGFSQHAGMVVVADGTERAEQCLKRVLYNDPAMGIFRHHDAGYKIATEVGKDHDLII; translated from the coding sequence ATGAAGCTTAAAAATTTTCTGAAGCAGTATGCTTCTCATCCGGACTATAAAGCCCCGACCGGGGAAAAGCTTAATGCAAAAAGCTGGCAGACAGAAGCTCCATTAAGAATGCTTCTCAATAACCTCGATGAGGAAGTAGCCGAAGATCCGTCAGAGTTTATTGTGTATGGAGGTAACGGGCAGGCTGTTCGTAACCGCAAGGCGCTGGAAAAGATCATTGAAATTTTACTGGAGCTGGATGAAGAACACAGTTTACTGGTGCAATCCGGTAAACCGGTCGGGATCGTCAGAACACACCCTCAGGCTCCGCGGGTACTGATCGCAAACAGTAACCTGGTTCCAAAGTGGGCAAACTGGGACCACTTCAATGAATTGAAAGAGCGTGGTTTGATGATGTACGGGCAAATGACCGCCGGGTCCTGGATCTATATCGGCACACAGGGAATTTTGCAGGGTACATACGAGACTTTTGCGGCCTGTGCCCGTGAACATTTCGGAAAGGATCTAAGAGGAAAACTGCTGGTTACCGGCGGACTTGGCGGGATGGGGGGAGCTCAACCGCTTGCGGCAACTATGGCAGGAGCCACATTTCTCGGGGTTGATATAGATCCTAAGAGGATCGAAAAGAGGATGAAAACAAGATATATAGATCGTATGACCGACTCTTATGATGAAGCCATCAGCTGGGTCATTGAAGCGAAAATGCAGGAAAAGAATCTGTCTGTAGGTCTGGTTGGAGATATCGGGGATGTGCTGGAGTTACTCATCAGAGATAATATCATTCCCGATGTTCTGACGGATCAGACCTCTGCCCATGATCCTCTTAACGGATATGTGCCACACGGAATCACCCTGAAAGAAGCCTTAGAGTTAAGAAAAAAGGATCCTGAAGAATATACGTCCCGGGCGATTGAAAGTATGGCAAGGCATGTCCGTTATATGCTTGAGCTGATGGATCGGGGATCCATAACATTTGATTACGGAAATAACCTCCGGGCCTATGCAGAGCAGGGCGGAGTAAAAAGAGCATTTGATTTTCCGGGATTTGTACCGGCATATGTCAGGCCGCTCTTTTGTGAAGGAAAAGGGCCATTCCGCTGGGCTGCGTTGTCAGGTGACCCAGAGGACATCTATACAACGGACCAGGCTTTGATGGAGGCATTCCCGGAAAATACGCATCTGATTAACTGGCTCAAACAGGCTAAAGAGAAGATCGCATTCCAGGGATTGCCCTGCCGGATCTGCTGGCTGGGAATGGGTGAGCGTGAGAAAGCCGGTCTTATTTTCAATGACCTGGTCCGGACAGGAAAGGTGAAGGCACCGATCGTAATTGGCCGGGATCATCTCGACTGTGGATCGGTAGCATCGCCTAACCGGGAAACGGAAGGTATGAAAGACGGAACAGATGCCGTGAGTGACTGGCCCCTTCTTAACCTGATGTCTAATGCAACCGGCGGAGCTACCTGGGTGAGTTTTCATCATGGAGGCGGAGTGGGAATGGGATTCAGTCAGCACGCTGGAATGGTGGTAGTGGCCGATGGAACCGAACGAGCCGAGCAGTGCCTCAAAAGGGTGCTGTATAATGATCCTGCTATGGGAATCTTCAGGCATCATGATGCAGGATATAAAATTGCCACAGAAGTAGGTAAAGATCACGATCTGATCATTTAA
- the hutI gene encoding imidazolonepropionase yields MSDKKLYGPFTQLITMHALPLHGSLKDEELPVTEYGGVLVENGYVTAIGNFDTLKDENPDSKMLLEGKGPLTAIPGLVDCHTHICWAGERSKDYAMRVEGKTYLEIAKSGGGIADTVEATRNASDEELLTGLLERADRLLKIGITVAEVKSGYGLNKEDELRILRVINKANEQTPLELVPTFLGAHIKPKDFIGPHEDYLKILIEEVMPVIKKEELCERADIFVEEGAFDIKMADKYIRSLQDLDMQVTVHADQFHPGGAKLAIRNKCVSADHLENTDAETIEAFANRETVAVALPGASLGLGMQQAPCRKLLDNDACLAIASDWNPGSAPMGDLLTQASILGASEKLSISETLAGVTCRAAFALRMDAGVIHVGSRARIAVFPTDDVRNIFYHQGQLKPIYTIIENDCISHG; encoded by the coding sequence ATGAGTGACAAGAAATTATATGGTCCTTTTACTCAGCTGATAACCATGCATGCGCTTCCGCTGCATGGCAGTCTAAAAGACGAGGAGCTACCGGTCACCGAATACGGTGGAGTCCTGGTCGAGAATGGCTATGTGACCGCAATTGGAAACTTCGATACCCTAAAAGATGAAAATCCGGACAGTAAAATGCTTCTGGAAGGAAAAGGACCATTAACAGCTATACCCGGACTGGTGGACTGTCATACCCATATATGCTGGGCCGGGGAAAGGTCAAAAGATTATGCCATGCGGGTTGAAGGTAAAACCTATCTTGAGATCGCTAAGTCGGGTGGAGGTATAGCAGACACGGTGGAGGCTACACGAAATGCTTCCGATGAAGAACTCTTAACAGGGCTTTTGGAAAGAGCTGACAGGTTGCTGAAGATTGGGATAACTGTTGCGGAGGTAAAATCGGGATACGGTTTGAATAAAGAGGATGAACTCAGAATTCTGAGAGTCATCAATAAGGCCAATGAGCAGACCCCACTAGAACTGGTTCCTACTTTTCTGGGAGCGCATATCAAACCAAAGGATTTTATCGGGCCTCATGAGGACTACCTGAAAATACTCATTGAAGAGGTCATGCCGGTGATCAAAAAAGAAGAGTTATGTGAGAGGGCCGATATTTTTGTTGAGGAGGGTGCTTTTGATATAAAGATGGCTGATAAGTATATCAGGAGTCTGCAGGATCTGGATATGCAGGTTACCGTACATGCAGATCAGTTTCATCCCGGAGGAGCTAAGCTTGCTATCAGGAATAAATGTGTATCTGCTGATCACCTTGAAAATACGGATGCCGAAACCATTGAGGCATTTGCAAACCGTGAAACTGTGGCGGTTGCCTTACCCGGAGCTTCTCTGGGACTGGGAATGCAGCAAGCTCCCTGCAGAAAATTGCTGGATAACGATGCCTGTCTTGCGATCGCATCCGACTGGAATCCCGGATCAGCTCCAATGGGAGACCTGTTGACACAGGCGTCCATTCTTGGAGCTTCAGAAAAATTGAGTATCAGTGAGACCCTGGCGGGAGTGACCTGCCGGGCAGCATTCGCACTCAGGATGGATGCCGGTGTGATCCATGTAGGTTCAAGAGCACGGATTGCAGTTTTCCCCACAGATGATGTACGGAATATATTCTATCATCAGGGTCAATTGAAGCCGATATACACCATTATCGAAAATGATTGTATCTCGCATGGATAA
- the hutG gene encoding formimidoylglutamase, translated as MDKQFYRQTDKDVWSGRVDDKDDTDQFRLHQVVDCRSLMDNEPVSERVMIGFASDEGVKRNQGRVGAKEGPDHLRKNVSSISWHEPRHRVTDLGNILVANDELERAQKYLGQTIHKLLLKGKQLIVIGGGHETAFGHYLGVADFLREKHLSAKLGIVNIDAHFDLRPVGEAGHSGSPFLQAHEHAAASGMDLKYFVYGINKDNNTASLFRKAEDLDVQYCSNREVLEREGASLQKLKEFMDGRSHIYLTICLDVFDASIAPGVSAPAWNGIGLRHSQKVIDLIRSENKLVSADICELNPVYDIDNRTARTAGTLFSQLIR; from the coding sequence ATGGATAAGCAATTCTACCGGCAAACGGATAAAGATGTATGGTCGGGAAGAGTCGATGATAAGGATGATACTGATCAGTTCAGACTTCATCAGGTGGTCGACTGCAGGTCTCTGATGGATAATGAACCGGTATCCGAAAGAGTGATGATCGGTTTTGCCTCGGATGAGGGAGTAAAGCGAAATCAGGGACGAGTGGGTGCTAAAGAGGGTCCGGATCATCTTAGAAAAAATGTTAGTTCCATAAGCTGGCACGAGCCAAGACATCGGGTAACTGATCTTGGAAATATTTTGGTTGCTAATGATGAACTTGAAAGAGCTCAGAAGTATCTCGGTCAAACAATACATAAGCTCCTCCTAAAAGGTAAACAGCTGATCGTGATCGGGGGCGGGCATGAAACAGCATTCGGGCATTATCTAGGGGTGGCAGATTTTCTGAGAGAAAAGCATCTGAGTGCAAAGTTAGGTATCGTGAATATTGATGCTCATTTCGATCTTCGGCCGGTGGGAGAGGCAGGACATTCCGGTTCACCCTTCCTGCAGGCACATGAGCATGCAGCAGCGTCTGGGATGGATCTGAAATATTTCGTTTATGGAATCAATAAAGACAACAATACAGCTTCATTATTCCGGAAAGCAGAAGATCTGGATGTGCAATATTGCTCAAACCGTGAAGTGTTAGAACGGGAGGGTGCATCGCTCCAGAAGCTGAAGGAATTTATGGATGGCCGCTCACATATTTATCTGACCATATGCCTTGATGTGTTTGACGCTTCGATTGCACCGGGAGTAAGTGCACCTGCATGGAATGGGATAGGACTTCGGCATTCACAGAAGGTGATCGACCTGATCAGGTCTGAGAACAAGTTGGTAAGTGCGGATATCTGTGAACTGAATCCGGTGTATGATATCGACAACCGTACGGCCAGAACAGCCGGAACACTATTTAGTCAGCTTATCCGGTAG
- a CDS encoding DMT family transporter, whose protein sequence is MKNILLFLTPMLIWGSTWYAIKFQVGSVDPVFSVIYRFGIAGVLMLVVCRFWGLKLDFNRKEHGFILLQGVLIFGFNYWLIYVSELYLTSGLVGLIFSLLVFLNIINSRIFLKTPFESRVILGGLLGLIGTALVFRQDLAGFSFSDSKILGVALALSGTYIASLGNITSARNQKAGIPVIPSNAFGMTYGAAAMLIIALIAGKTITFESSPSYIGSLLYLSIFGSVIAFGAYLTLIGNIGASKAAYVSLIAPIIALVISTVFENYQWTGSSFTGAFLILGGNTIALSGRKKRAAMPRNPGQKVPVDTLKENLPDKLTK, encoded by the coding sequence ATGAAAAACATCTTACTTTTTCTCACACCTATGCTCATCTGGGGCTCTACCTGGTATGCGATCAAATTTCAGGTGGGGAGCGTGGATCCGGTTTTTTCAGTGATATACCGCTTTGGAATAGCAGGAGTCCTTATGTTGGTAGTGTGCCGGTTTTGGGGTTTGAAATTAGACTTTAACCGAAAGGAACATGGATTCATACTATTGCAGGGAGTGCTCATCTTTGGCTTTAATTACTGGCTTATATACGTATCAGAATTATACCTGACCAGCGGTCTCGTAGGACTCATCTTCTCCCTCCTCGTTTTCCTTAATATCATTAACAGCCGGATCTTTCTGAAGACCCCTTTTGAAAGCAGGGTCATCCTCGGAGGACTGCTTGGTCTGATAGGTACTGCACTGGTTTTCCGGCAGGACCTGGCAGGCTTCTCCTTTTCGGACAGCAAGATCCTTGGGGTCGCACTGGCTCTTTCCGGGACCTACATTGCTTCGCTTGGCAATATAACTTCGGCACGCAACCAGAAAGCCGGCATCCCGGTGATTCCTTCCAATGCTTTTGGTATGACCTATGGCGCAGCGGCTATGCTGATCATCGCCCTGATAGCCGGCAAAACTATAACCTTTGAAAGCAGCCCATCTTATATCGGATCCCTGTTATACTTATCCATATTCGGATCCGTGATCGCTTTCGGTGCTTACCTGACTCTGATTGGCAATATTGGTGCGAGCAAAGCCGCTTATGTAAGCCTGATCGCTCCGATTATTGCACTGGTCATTTCCACGGTATTTGAAAATTATCAATGGACCGGCAGCAGCTTTACAGGAGCCTTTCTGATACTCGGAGGAAATACTATCGCTCTTTCGGGTAGAAAAAAGAGGGCCGCCATGCCACGTAATCCTGGGCAAAAAGTGCCCGTTGATACCCTGAAGGAAAATCTACCGGATAAGCTGACTAAATAG
- a CDS encoding transposase, with protein sequence MRKLEEGKYYHIYNRGNNRETLFYSSGDYTTFLKKYFHHCYHIFDTYAFCLIRNHFHFLVKVRCLQEQEFIWENYSTHIKGLQAPYKHLSNLFSSHAQSINRRENRTGSLFQKNFKRREIEDREYFYQVFIYIHGNPFKHEIPVEIEDYPYSSFQYYYYDEKPEYPINLDFPIDYFGGIENLVGAHFETFPKSRLWKSP encoded by the coding sequence ATGAGAAAACTTGAAGAGGGTAAATATTACCACATCTATAATCGGGGAAATAACAGAGAAACTTTATTCTATTCGTCTGGCGACTACACAACTTTTCTTAAAAAATACTTTCATCATTGTTATCATATTTTTGATACTTATGCTTTTTGCCTGATAAGAAATCACTTTCATTTCTTGGTTAAAGTACGCTGTTTACAGGAACAAGAATTCATCTGGGAAAATTATTCAACACATATAAAAGGCCTCCAGGCACCTTATAAGCACCTTTCTAATTTATTTAGCTCGCATGCTCAATCCATCAATAGGCGGGAAAACAGAACAGGAAGCTTATTCCAGAAAAATTTTAAAAGAAGAGAGATAGAGGATCGGGAATACTTTTATCAGGTCTTTATTTATATACACGGAAATCCATTTAAGCATGAAATTCCGGTAGAGATTGAAGACTATCCATACTCGTCATTCCAATATTACTATTATGATGAAAAGCCTGAGTACCCAATCAATCTTGATTTCCCTATTGATTATTTTGGAGGAATCGAGAATCTGGTTGGAGCTCATTTCGAGACTTTTCCAAAGTCTAGACTTTGGAAAAGTCCCTAA
- a CDS encoding TraR/DksA family transcriptional regulator translates to MTLEEKAKLISIIEDRIEETKSAIEELTELTKPVSLDASIGRLSRMDAINNKSINEASLRDKKKLLKRLENALEKSPTDGFGNCTKCGDEIPFGRLEYMPHTTRCVNCVG, encoded by the coding sequence ATGACTCTGGAAGAAAAAGCTAAACTTATCAGCATCATCGAAGATCGTATCGAAGAGACAAAGTCCGCGATCGAAGAACTTACCGAACTCACCAAGCCGGTATCCCTGGATGCATCAATTGGGCGGTTATCACGGATGGATGCCATCAATAACAAAAGCATCAATGAAGCCTCGCTAAGGGATAAAAAAAAGTTATTGAAGCGTCTTGAGAATGCTCTCGAGAAGAGTCCCACGGATGGGTTTGGGAACTGTACTAAATGCGGTGATGAAATTCCCTTCGGCAGACTGGAGTATATGCCACATACTACAAGATGTGTGAATTGCGTGGGGTAA